One Oryza sativa Japonica Group chromosome 8, ASM3414082v1 DNA window includes the following coding sequences:
- the LOC112936195 gene encoding uncharacterized protein, whose amino-acid sequence MAATATAAAAVPSSLSAMCRDRRFNLRIFNGAGFDDTTSPPTLVLCLRDTVRSIIVAKPGDSHWTLVNPGEASYREYDSQGQLLFHSVLSWRGRCYVASPEGSMYVLELRPPLPRLVEIIDQRRMCPPDTHHLNRVLSFLVGSGTAMLMVRYWIDIKHFGGAEAYDPAELFTTVGGFTGRLEVLELDDIAKPKSERSLLPVRSLGRHAAFVGNTHCLLMSTETFPSLATDAIYLGYRLQRYRTSKFSVYTIDDRRIEPPHQFCLDEEWRLHPSARPCNLDQYLVCYVDRLHSWSGDCISSKLPHP is encoded by the coding sequence atggccgccaccgccaccgccgccgccgccgtgccctcCTCCCTATCCGCGATGTGCCGGGATCGCCGCTTCAACCTCCGAATCTTCAACGGCGCCGGGTTCGACGACACCACCTCCCCGCCCACCCTCGTGCTCTGCCTGAGGGACACGGTGAGGAGCATCATCGTCGCCAAGCCTGGCGATTCGCACTGGACGCTGGTAAACCCCGGCGAGGCGTCCTACCGGGAGTACGACTCCCAAGGCCAGCTCCTCTTCCACTCCGTGCTCTCCTGGCGCGGCCGCTGCTACGTCGCCTCGCCGGAGGGCTCCATGTACGTGCTGGAGCTACGGCCGCCGTTGCCTCGGTTGGTGGAAATCATCGACCAACGCCGCATGTGCCCACCAGATACGCATCACCTGAACCGTGTGCTCTCCTTCCTCGTCGGCAGCGGGACGGCGATGCTGATGGTGCGGTACTGGATTGACATCAAGCACTTCGGTGGCGCGGAAGCCTATGATCCAGCAGAGCTATTCACGACGGTGGGCGGTTTCACCGGCCGCCTGGAGGTGTTGGAGCTGGACGACATCGCTAAGCCCAAGAGCGAGAGGAGCCTCCTCCCCGTGCGGAGCCTTGGGCGACACGCGGCGTTCGTGGGCAACACGCACTGCCTGCTCATGTCCACCGAGACGTTCCCGTCTCTTGCTACCGATGCGATATACCTGGGCTACCGTCTTCAGCGTTACAGGACATCCAAGTTCAGCGTCTACACTATCGACGACAGGAGGATTGAACCGCCGCACCAGTTCTGCCTCGATGAAGAGTGGAGGCTCCATCCCTCTGCCAGGCCTTGCAACCTTGACCAGTACCTCGTCTGCTATGTTGACCGCTTGCATTCCTGGAGCGGTGATTGTATCAGTAGCAAATTGCCCCACCCCTAG